Proteins encoded within one genomic window of Spirulina major PCC 6313:
- the uvrC gene encoding excinuclease ABC subunit UvrC — protein MATPLLQNPERLETRLKEIPTEPGVYLMRDRTDGILYIGKSKRLRSRVRSYFREGQHHTHRIALMVRQVVEIEFIVTDSEAEALALEANLIKQHQPYFNVLLKDDKKYPYVCITWSEDYPRIFLTRKRRFKNERDRYYGPYVDVRSLRSTLNLVKRIFPLRQRRRPLFKDRPCLNYDIGRCPGVCQALITPEDYHKIVQKVAMIFQGRSGELITQLTAQMEQAAQDLNFEKAARLRDQIQGLTALHGDQKMTLPDDTVSRDAIALAANDQHCCIQLFQVRAGKLVGRLGFFAQSQSLTPGAILQRVLEEHYWRVDAVEIPSEILVQHELPAEDILTDWLTQRRGRKVTLLTPQRQQKADLIELVERNAQYELDRTQRLSDRNTHALQDLADLLDLPDLPQRIEGYDISHSQGSNAVASQVVFTDGMPAKQHYRHYKIQNPDVRIGRSDDFASLAEVIGRRFRNYRDRNVPRHEDPEFPDLVLIDGGKGQLSAVVQMLQKLDVLDDLRVISLAKRREEIFVPGASEPLPTDPDQPGVQLLRRVRDESHRFAVSFHRQQRLKSSRRSQLDQVPGLGFHRQKLLLAHFRSVDYIRAASLDQLQAVNGVGPHLARAIHDYFHPTPDESTLS, from the coding sequence CGTTCCTATTTTCGAGAGGGGCAACACCATACCCATCGGATCGCGTTGATGGTGCGGCAGGTGGTGGAGATTGAATTTATTGTCACCGATAGCGAAGCCGAAGCCCTGGCCCTCGAAGCGAACCTAATTAAGCAGCATCAACCCTACTTTAATGTGCTGCTCAAGGATGATAAGAAATATCCCTATGTTTGTATTACCTGGTCTGAAGACTATCCGCGTATTTTCTTGACGCGGAAACGGCGGTTTAAAAATGAGCGCGATCGCTACTATGGCCCCTATGTGGATGTGCGATCGCTCCGGAGTACCCTCAACCTCGTTAAGCGTATTTTTCCCCTCCGTCAACGTCGTCGCCCCCTGTTCAAAGATCGTCCCTGTTTAAACTATGACATTGGCCGTTGTCCGGGGGTCTGTCAGGCCTTGATCACCCCGGAGGACTATCACAAAATTGTCCAAAAAGTGGCGATGATTTTCCAAGGGCGATCGGGGGAATTAATCACCCAACTCACCGCCCAAATGGAGCAGGCAGCCCAGGATTTAAACTTTGAAAAAGCGGCTCGATTGCGGGATCAAATTCAAGGCTTAACCGCCCTCCATGGCGATCAAAAAATGACCCTGCCCGACGATACCGTGTCGCGGGATGCGATCGCCCTTGCCGCCAATGATCAGCACTGCTGTATCCAACTTTTTCAAGTGCGGGCGGGGAAATTGGTGGGGCGTTTGGGCTTTTTTGCCCAGTCCCAATCCTTGACCCCCGGCGCGATTTTACAGCGTGTTTTAGAAGAGCATTATTGGCGCGTCGATGCTGTGGAAATCCCCAGCGAAATTCTCGTGCAGCATGAGTTACCCGCCGAGGACATACTCACGGATTGGCTCACCCAACGCCGGGGCCGCAAAGTCACCCTCCTCACGCCCCAACGCCAACAAAAAGCCGACCTGATCGAACTCGTCGAACGTAACGCCCAATACGAACTCGATCGCACCCAACGATTGAGCGATCGCAACACCCACGCCCTCCAAGACCTCGCCGACCTCCTCGACCTCCCCGACCTGCCCCAACGCATCGAAGGCTACGACATCTCCCACAGCCAAGGTTCCAACGCCGTCGCCTCCCAAGTGGTCTTCACCGACGGGATGCCCGCCAAACAGCATTATCGCCACTACAAAATCCAAAACCCGGATGTGCGGATCGGTCGTTCGGACGATTTCGCCAGCCTGGCTGAAGTGATCGGTCGTCGGTTTCGTAACTATCGCGATCGCAACGTGCCCCGCCACGAAGACCCCGAATTTCCCGATCTGGTGCTGATCGATGGTGGGAAAGGGCAACTTTCCGCCGTGGTGCAGATGTTGCAAAAACTCGATGTGCTCGACGATCTGCGGGTGATTAGTTTGGCCAAACGGCGCGAGGAAATTTTTGTACCCGGTGCATCGGAGCCGCTCCCCACTGACCCAGATCAGCCCGGTGTGCAACTCCTGCGCCGCGTTCGGGACGAGTCCCACCGCTTCGCCGTTAGTTTCCACCGCCAACAACGCTTAAAAAGTAGTCGGCGATCGCAACTCGACCAAGTCCCCGGCCTCGGCTTTCACCGCCAAAAACTCCTCCTCGCCCATTTCCGCTCCGTGGATTACATCCGCGCCGCCAGCCTCGACCAACTCCAAGCCGTTAACGGTGTTGGCCCCCACCTCGCCCGCGCCATCCATGACTATTTCCACCCCACCCCCGACGAATCAACCCTCTCCTAA